One genomic region from Zalophus californianus isolate mZalCal1 chromosome 12, mZalCal1.pri.v2, whole genome shotgun sequence encodes:
- the PEG10 gene encoding LOW QUALITY PROTEIN: retrotransposon-derived protein PEG10 (The sequence of the model RefSeq protein was modified relative to this genomic sequence to represent the inferred CDS: inserted 1 base in 1 codon), whose product MKQSEENNNLQNQVQKLTEENTSLREQVEPAPQDEEDDIELRGAAAAAAPPTPLEEECPDDLPEKFDGNPDMLVPFMAQCQLFMEKSTRDFSVDRVRVCFVTSMMTGRAARWASAKLERSHYLMHNYPAFMTEMKHVFEDPQRREAAKRKIRRLRQGMGSVIDYSNAFQMIAQDLDWNEPALIDQYHEGLSDHIQAELSRLEVAKSLSALIGQCIHIERRLARAAAARKPRSPPRALVLPHITSHHQVDPTEPVGGARMRLTQEEKERRRKLNLCLYCGNGGHYADNCPAKASKASPXGKLPGPAVEGPSATGPEIIRSPQDDASSPHLQVMLQIHLPGRHTLFVRAMIDSGASGNFIDHEYVAQNGIPLRVKDWPILVEAIDGRPIASGPVVHETHDLIVDLGDHREVLSFDVTQSPFFPVVLGVRWLSTHDPNITWSTRSIVFDSEYCRYHCRMYSPIPPSLPPPAQPSFYYPVDGYRVYQPVRYYYVQNVYTPVDENVYPDHRLVDPTIEMIPGAHSIPSGHVYSLSEPEMAALRDFVARNVKDGLITPTIAPNGAQVLQVKRGWKLQVSYDCRAPNSFTIQNQYPRLSIPNLDDQAHLATYTEYVPQIPGYQTYPTYATYPTYPVGFAWYPVGRDGHGRSLYVPVMITWNPHWYRQPPVPQYPPPQPPPPPPPPPPPPSYSTM is encoded by the exons ATGAAGCAGTCCGAGGAGAACAACAACCTGCAGAACCAGGTGCAGAAGCTCACAGAGGAGAACACCTCCCTTCGTGAGCAAGTGGAGCCTGCCCCTCAGGATGAGGAGGATGACATCGAGCTCCGAGGTGCTGCGGCGGCTGCTGCCCCACCCACTCCGTTAGAGGAAGAGTGCCCAGATGACCTTCCTGAGAAGTTTGACGGCAACCCAGACATGCTGGTTCCTTTCATGGCTCAGTGCCAGCTCTTCATGGAAAAGAGCACCAGAGATTTTTCAGTCGATCGTGTCCGCGTCTGCTTCGTGACAAGCATGATGACCGGCCGTGCCGCCCGCTGGGCCTCTGCGAAGCTGGAGCGATCCCACTACCTGATGCACAACTACCCAGCCTTCATGACCGAAATGAAGCACGTCTTTGAAGACCCTCAGAGGCGAGAGGCCGCCAAACGCAAGATCAGACGTCTGCGCCAAGGCATGGGGTCAGTCATCGACTACTCCAACGCTTTCCAGATGATTGCCCAGGACCTGGATTGGAACGAGCCCGCCCTGATTGACCAGTACCACGAGGGCCTCAGCGACCACATTCAGGCAGAGCTGTCGCGCCTCGAAGTGGCCAAGTCGCTGTCGGCGCTGATCGGCCAATGCATCCACATCGAGAGAAGGCTGGCCAGAGCGGCTGCAGCTCGCAAGCCGCGCTCCCCGCCGCGCGCACTCGTGTTGCCGCACATCACGAGCCACCACCAGGTAGATCCGACTGAGCCTGTGGGCGGCGCCCGCATGCGCCTgacccaggaagaaaaagaaagacgcAGAAAGCTGAACCTCTGCCTCTACTGTGGAAATGGAGGTCACTACGCCGACAACTGTCCTGCCAAGGCCTCAAAGGCTTCGC GCGGGAAACTCCCCGGCCCCGCTGTAGAGGGACCTTCAGCGACCGGGCCAGAAATAATAAGGTCCCCACAAGATGATGCTTCATCTCCACACTTGCAAGTGATGCTCCAGATTCATCTCCCGGGCAGACACACCCTGTTCGTCCGAGCCATGATCGATTCTGGTGCTTCTGGCAACTTCATCGATCACGAATACGTTGCCCAAAATGGAATTCCTCTGAGGGTCAAGGACTGGCCAATACTGGTAGAAGCAATTGATGGACGCCCCATAGCATCGGGCCCAGTTGTCCACGAAACGCACGACCTGATAGTCGACCTGGGAGATCACCGTGAGGTGCTGTCATTCGATGTGACTCAGTCTCCGTTCTTCCCCGTCGTCCTAGGGGTGCGCTGGCTGAGCACACACGACCCCAACATCACATGGAGCACCCGATCGATCGTCTTTGATTCTGAATATTGCCGATACCACTGCCGGATGTATTCTCCAATACCTCCGTCACTCCCACCACCAGCACAGCCGTCGTTTTACTACCCGGTGGATGGATACAGAGTTTACCAACCAGTGAGGTACTACTATGTCCAGAATGTGTACACTCCAGTGGATGAAAACGTCTACCCGGACCACCGCCTGGTTGACCCTACCATTGAAATGATACCTGGAGCACACAGTATTCCCAGCGGACACGTGTACTCACTGTCCGAACCCGAAATGGCAGCCCTGCGAGATTTTGTGGCCAGAAACGTGAAAGACGGGCTGATTACTCCAACAATCGCCCCAAATGGAGCCCAAGTTCTCCAGGTGAAGAGGGGGTGGAAACTGCAAGTTTCCTACGACTGCCGAGCTCCCAACAGTTTCACCATCCAGAATCAGTATCCTCGACTCTCTATTCCAAATTTGGATGACCAGGCTCACCTGGCAACGTACACTGAATACGTACCTCAAATACCCGGATACCAGACGTACCCCACA